The genomic region AGCAACCGCGCGGGGTCCGCCATCAGCACGCCGCTGACTTCGCCCTGCCCGATGATCGCGAGGCTACCCCGCCCCAAGCCGCTGCCGGCGAGCGCCTCGTCGACGTCGAGGAAGCGCGCGTGACGCCCGTTCAGCGTCAGTTTCGTGTCGCCGTCCCGATCGAGGCTCCGGCGGATCTTGTGGCGCGCCCCGTTCGCGCGGAGCTCGACCTCCACCTCGGCCCGCCCGAGCCGCTTCTTGCCGGCCGCGCCGTGGAAGATCAGGTCGGTCTTCTCCCCCGCCCGGAAGCTCTGCGCGCGCCCCCCGCCGGTCGCCCAGCGCAACGCGTCCAGGACGTTCGACTTGCCCGACCCGTTCGGCCCCACGACCGCGCTGATGCCCTCGGCGAACTCGAGGGTGACGCGATCGCCGAAACTCTTGAAGCCGTGGATCGACAGTCGCTCGAGCCGCACCCGGACCCCGGCGTCAGCCGCGCGCGAGGGCGCGCAACAGCTCCGCACTCACGTGCACGCCGCGGTGGAACAGGTCCACCTCGAACTTCTCGTTCGGGGCGTGCACCCGGTCGTCCTCGAGCCCCATGTCGAGCAGCACGACGTCCGCACCGAGCGTCGCCTGGAACTCCGCGACGACCGGGATCGTGCCGCCCGTCCGGACGTACGTCGGGTCGCGCCCGTCGACGGCCCGAATCGCCTCCGACGCGGCGCGCACGGCGGCCCCGTCGAGGTCGGCGAGCGCCCACGGGGCGGTCGCGTGCCGGATCACGTCGACCTCGACGTCGTCGGGCGCGAGCGCCCGGACGTGCGCCTCCAACGCGTCGGCAACCGCGTCGGGATCCTGGTCGGGCACGAGGCGGCAGGACACCTTCGCCATCGCCTCGGCCGGAATGACGGTCTTCGAGCCGTCCCCCTGAAAGCCGCCCCCGAGGCCGTTGACGTCC from Trueperaceae bacterium harbors:
- a CDS encoding AAA family ATPase; translated protein: MRLERLSIHGFKSFGDRVTLEFAEGISAVVGPNGSGKSNVLDALRWATGGGRAQSFRAGEKTDLIFHGAAGKKRLGRAEVEVELRANGARHKIRRSLDRDGDTKLTLNGRHARFLDVDEALAGSGLGRGSLAIIGQGEVSGVLMADPARLL